DNA from Balearica regulorum gibbericeps isolate bBalReg1 chromosome 18, bBalReg1.pri, whole genome shotgun sequence:
ACCTGTGAGTGAAAAGTAGCAGAACAACAAATGTTGtcagagttgtttttttaaagaaaaaagacagcCAAACAAGAGCTGGTTATCAAAGGTCATCTGTCATTAATTTCCCAGCTGGCCTATGCATCTTTTTTGTACGTTTGAGCTCGCAATTAGCACATTTCTTTGCCAGCTTaagctgaaggcagcagcttGCCGAAGCCGCTGGGCCTTTCCCTGCGGACAAACCCCGTCACCGGCCCGGCCGCAGCACCCCGAGCCGCGGGGCCCTCACcgcctcctgctccccttcaGGTGCTTTATCAAacccttcttcctcctgcttcccttcAGGTGCGTTATCAAacccttcttcctcctgcttcccttcAGGTGCGTTATCCAACCGCTTCCTACTGGCCCAGAGCTGAGCTGCCCAGAGCTGATTTGCAGCCATTTACCGCAGCCATTTACCACAGCGAGCGACCCCGTTCCCGACCGCTGCCGTGATGAGGCTCGCAGGATTTGATGCCACAAACCGCCCCCAAGCCCCACAACCCGGCCGGGCACCCGCCGGCGAGCTGCCCCCGGCATCCCGGCCCCTCTCCCGCAGGGGAggccgccccgctgcccccgggaCACGCCGACCCCCTTTACCTCGCTCTGTACAGCGCGCAGGCCTGGCTCCAACGGGGATGAAGGAGGCCGAGCCGGGCCGGCGGGTCCCGGCCCCCCTCAGCGGGGAAGAAGCCGGCCCGGCCGAGCGGCCAACGGTTCAAACCGACCCCACCCCCGCTCCCGGCGGCCCCCGCCAGCTGCCGGCCCCGCGCGTTTCCGTTTCCGCGGGCCGCCCGCGCGTTGCCAGGCAACGCGGCCGGAGACACCcaggcccggccccggggcgggaAACCTGAGGGGAGCGGTCACCCTGAGGAGAGCTCTGAGGGGTGCGGGGGGAGCGGTTGAGTTTGGGGAGTTGCTTGTGCCCAGAAGCCGGTACGGAGAAAAACTCTTGGGGGTGAGAGAGTAGAACTGTGCATTGAAGGTGGGCCTGTTGCACGCGGCAAAGTAATCGCTGCCTGTGATCATTAATTACTGTCGGAAATGATTAACGTcaccttggccagcagcggcTGTCCCAGCCAGGCCTGTGCAATCAACACTATGCCCCACGCTCTTCCCCCCGAAAAATAGGTATGCATGCGTAGATAAATACTTATTTACACACTCAGTCATGCGTGTGCATTAAAAACTTCAAGAGGGCCCAGCAGAACCTGGGAGAGCACCGAGGGAGAAACGGGAGAGGCCAGAAATTTAGTGAGGTTGGATCAGGTCCTGGTTACGCTGGGGATAGACCCGGTACTTCATGGCGGTACGGCCAGGGCCAGAACCATGAGGGTGCAGAAGCTGCGGGGGATAGCTCCAGTTGCTCGGGATGTGTTCGTCTGGACTGAAACTAGTTGGATGTCAactgtcttttttatttatcttcattaTGATCAataaggagggggaaaaatactTCCACTCAAAGCTTCGTGAAAAGTATTTGCCACTCTGAAATTAAAGGTCAGTAAATCTTTCGAGTCTTAGCAATGGTTTTGTAGCTCCGTAGTAGGTGCCAGAAACATGAGCAGGTAAAATGAGACTGAAATTCCAGGTGCGGGCTGAATAATCGCAGAGCTAATTTTAGCTACAGTTTCCAAGTATTTCTAAGTAAAATTTGTTCAAGTATATCCTTGTAGATAATAGAGTGATTTTGAGttcactttaaaatacttaatgtGCTCAATATCAGTTGTCTTATGCGTTGTTTATGTCCTATCCCAAGGACAGAAAATATGAGGGGTgttgtggaagagaaaaatttagAAGTGCATGCCTGACACTTCTGCACAAGAGACACAGGttacactttttgttttgtagtcATGTCAAGAGAACCATCAATTAATCCAAAAGAATTAAATCTCCCAGTCCTTTCATCTCTTCAGCCTCCTCCTGAGTCAATGAAATGATTGTATGTATGATCCCAAATAAATGTCTGACCTCTTTGATTCaattaattatttctctttctccaaaatCTGTCATTAGCCTTACTGTGTGTATAGCATCTATAGCGCTTTTATCTTCAACGAGTAAACTCTGCAGCCCTTCTAAGCTTGATCCACATGTTCATATACATCAAACAAGAATTTCTTAAACGTACAGTAGGGAATTGgctgttttctttgatttctcaGCTAATCTTCAGCAGAAATGATTCTGCGTTAGGGCTGATATGGTGATAGCTATGACAGCTACACTGGTTGCCTACTCAGATTTCACATAGCTCCTTAAATCAACATTTGCATAGAAGCAGTGCAAAATTCAGTGCTGGAGTATTTCATCCATGGTAGAATCTCATGAGTAGATTACAGAGattatttattatctttaaattccaaatttaaaataattgtcatttaatatacttttaaagATATGACtacttttaatctgttttaaaatagtgGAAGATTTTTGCAACAGTGAGACTACTGGGTGGCTGACTTGCTCAAAGAGCTGAACTTGCAGTGCTTTTCACCTCCAAATCACCACTTCAGATACCCAGACTTGTCATGGGAATTTTGTAATCATTATGAAATCAATTTGTCCAAGTCAGTCCAAATCACAGGAGACAGACAACAGTTTTGTTAGTCGGTAGAACATGGAAAGCTGAATGGACTTAACACCGTGACTCTTTCAGGCAGGTTTTTCAAGGGCAGCACATCGTCACGTTGGCCAGGTGGTACGGTGAGGTTTATATTTCTGCCCAGTTTTGCAAATCTGCTTTTTGACAGTTGAAAATTGTTGGAATTTCTAAGCCAACTTTTTTGTCTGTTGTTGTTCACAGATATGTGTCTGCACATTGCCTTCAGATTTGAATATATCTCTGTCATGCTCAtcacaaaatactttgaaaaactgtatttgctGGTATATGGTGAAAAAAGAACACGAGGCAGAGCAGAACCAATGAAATTGGAACCAGTACTCCAGGACAGATTTCCTGAGAGAACAGATCCAGTTCTAGGTCTGCTTACCAGTGCACAGCAGGGTGGCCAGAGAGGTTGAAGCCTACCTGCAGTGGCTTGACAATTGTATAACTTCTGTCcgaagaagaaaaaacctaaaagtTCAAGAAATGATGGAGGTCTTGTCTCCAGCCAAAGCCACAGCCTGGAGACAATGAGTACTGATGTGCACTGACCCTCCAGAGGAAATCACTACAGATACACAATTGTAGAACATGCAGATATCCCAACCAGAATACTGAACAAATTCCCAATTTGAATtgtaaaaatatcttcatttaaGTAAAACAcattcagtactttttttttcaatcatctCATTTTACCGTGTTCTCTTATCTCTCTAACTGTCTCAGCAGGTCACCACAAGTAACATGAACACAGCTTAAGGCATTCTTTCAAAcatcttaaggaaaaaaaggcaggttTCACTCACTCATACCAGCCTTTGGAACACCTCTAGTTgcaatacattatttttcagaccTTCTAAGCAAACCTTTCATGTCTGAAAAGTTGTGATTCACAAACATCTCACTACTTCAAAGACTTATCAggtcacagatttttttctccctcttcttgcTTCAGGAGACTGGATAATAAATTCAGCATGTGAACATTGGCTCCTAAGGgtgattctttaaaatattcaaatactgCATAGCTAGCTAGGAAGCAGGGCCAGCTGACGTGATCAGTTGTTATCCTGCTACACCGGTAATTAGAACCGGGAAAATTTACttagaaaaatctgaatgttcCTGGGGCGACTCTTTTTgtgcaaaatacaaataatttcagGGAAAAGTAGCATTTCTGTGGCAGCGAATGCTAACTTTACTAACGCCAACTTCACAATGTTTTGCTGTGAAAGGCAAGTTAATATTAAACTGTGTTTGGTATCTCAGCTAATGTCCTGAACATCCCGATCCCAGAGACGTATCCACACAACATTCAGCCTAGACTTCCAAACAGACAGAGTCCTGCCACCTGACCAATGTTTGTGGTAAAAGTAGTTATGAATATCTTGGCCTGTAAGTCAAACGGCATTCAAGGATCCCGCTTAAACATGTTACGAACCAAAAAAGTGCACATTGTACCAATGAAATAGCCTCTTCATTTGCTAGCATGAATTTCTCTGCTTATCTCTACATTAGAGAATTAAATTGCTGATGAGTACAAAGTATTAAATACTTAATAATAGCTGCCTAAATCTCTCCTTAAAAATAGGAAGTATAAGAACAAATTATATCAGTCatactattaaaatattcatgtgcAGGCTtcaaaaaaaagatgatgagagTATGTTCAGAGTTTTTTAATGGTAGCTGTAGCATCTTACAAGTAGTTTGATATTAATGTTAAATGGtccttttaaaaagttctaTAGTAGCTTGCTTAGTGTGCAGCTTACTTCTGCTTTTAATCACAGAGAAGGCTTTTGTACTTCAGAGGGAACCACAAATGTCTCACGACAATTTATTGTAAGTGTACAACAAATATTTCTCTATCACTTTCTAATGttgaaattataattattttttctgaatggaaaTACAGACATAATCACAAAACTTGCCAGACTGGATCATACCAGTGAACTACCTGTATCATAAATCAATTTAAAAGTACAGTTTACTTCAAAACTACTTAATGTCCAGAAATCATTACTATTGCTCAATGGTGTACAATtctctttatttgaaaaaaaaaaaaaaaaaaaaaaaaaaaaggaatcagtTACATTGCGTAATATTGAAACAGTGGTAAAAATTAACAGTTGTTTAAAACAACAGTTTCAGGTGAAGTTAGATTCTCAAAAACATAAATAGTCTTATTAActttagataattttttttttaagtgtagaAGAACCCTTTATCTAACACTATTgacttttaaaacatgtttggaTATTTGGTATCTAAACTCATTTGGAAATCTCAGTCTTTCTACTTACATAGATTCTGGAACATCCTAGGCTGATGACCCTCTGTCTATCTATAATTAAAGGTCCACTCTATCACAGGGGAGCAGTAATGGAATCAGACCCCAGCTAATTACTAATGATGAAGGCCTTTCTGTATAAATCAGTTAAGAGCTGCAGGATTTGATTGATGATTAGGTAATATTAAATAAGAACACACCATTGgctgaaaattactttattgTAAAGGCACTACTATTGAGAAAGTCATTTACAATTGCATAAAGGTTGGAAATACGGAAAGAGAAGCAGTACTGCAGGGATTttgaaggcagagaaaagggaatgaAAGTTAATGGCTGAAATAATGTGTTGTAGCTTGTGAAAGGGGATGGTGGTTGGGAAAACAGCTGGGACTGCCTTCGCAGAGAGTCCAGAGTAGAAATTTACACTCATGGGACCTAAGTTTTCCTCTTGTATCTAGTGTTTTGTCTCAGTAAGGCAGAAATTTAGTACTGTATTACTTCTCTGATTCATGATCTTCACATGGTTTCATGTCTGATGGATCCTTCTTCACAAGACTTGAAAAAAAGCCACGTTCTATTGAAAACAAGTTAAGAACTTGAGTTAAATTCTTGAAATATGCGATAGCTGAAAACAATGTGTCTCCTGGATCCCGCTAGGTAAGCAATCAATCTTTGCATCGTTGTAAAACTGCTAGAAGAAATACActattttaattctcttttaatGAAAGCTAAGCTACATCCATCCGAAGCCAAGCCAAACATGAGGAAAGATGTTTTCATCATGCATaggctgtggtttttttccttcacttacaaatgaaaataaaacttacaaGGAATATTCTATGCAAGGAATATtgataaaacaaatgcaaagcatttccTCTTGCCAACAAACTTCAATATTTAGTCTGTTTGTTTAGTCTAAAACCTTTGTGCCTGGGAACCAGTTCCGCCAGCATCAATTCCTCACTGCAACTGCCAGCTGCTTTTTAACACCCTTGGTCCAAAGTGAGAACCGGTGTGTTACCAGTCAGCACAACATGGGAATAATCCACCACAACAGGAGCGAATACGTCAGGTTctcacagctgcagcagtgtTGAGGCTCTTTTCCCTTGGAGATAACATTGATCCCAGGATTCATGAAATCCCAGAATACTTTACATATAGCCTTTCTTTGGGCTAGACCACCTTTAACTGAGACCTTCTAAGAGCAGATAGGAATTAAAGCAGGGCTCTGACGTATCAAAAGTCTTGCTGTGCATTCTCTCCTTCTCTCAGGCCATTTCTTCCCAAATACCCAATAACTTTCGTACAAGGCAGATGAATTATCCAATCAAACAGGGCTTGAAGATGAATGATGACGTTGCCCACCCACTAAAGTACTTGTTGCTCCACCACCATTAGCCTAGCTCATACCTTTGAAACAGGCAGGGAGAGTGAGGTTGCCATCCACACATGGAACAGCTACAGTATAGGCACAGGATTTCTCTTTATTCTTGCAGAAGAAGGATATAGTTTCACCATGCTGAATGCCTTCCTTAAGGTCATTCTGAACTCTTTTCTTCTCGCCATTGTATAATACTACAGCTTTCTTAACTGGTATTTTACATGGTCCTGTGAAACAATCCGGTTATAAACAACAAGTAAGGATAATCAGAACTCTATTTTGAAAAGTAGGTAGATTAGATCCCATCAGAAATCTGTACAAGTGACAtttgggaatgaaaaataatgtgtcCCACACATTTATAGTACCTCTGCTGGTATTATAATGCTGAAGAAATTCAAAGCCCTAAGTATAGGGTCAAAAGTTCCCAGTGAAAATCCAGCCTCAGTAAAATCTCTAATTATATGAAATatgaagaggagaggaaatacTCAGACAAAATAAAGTTATGTGTCTGATTATTGAAGTCAATCCAGATACATCATGTCATACAATGTTCAATGTTGGGAGTGGTCTTAGATTATCAGGGCCTTGAAATCActgttttggtgggggtttttttgaggacaACTGCACAAAGGTGTTGTAGCTCATTAATAACCAGAGTGGTGGTCTTTTAGGAAAATTCAGTTTGGTACGTGGTTTCTAGCAGGTAGTGTGTGTGTACCTTTGCAGGTTGGCTTTGTGGACCAGTTTCCAGACTTTTCACATCGGGAATGCTTAGGTCCATCCAGCACGTAGCTGGACTGGCAGCCAAAGCTGACGCTTTCGTTATAGTGATATGTTCTACGAACAGCAAACTCTATGAATCCATTTTCTATTCCTGTTGGAGTGGAGCATGTGACAACTGCagtacaaaaacaaaaccaaagctttATCAATGTTGTGGTTCTAAAAGACACACTATATACACTGAAAAAAGCGTGAAAGTTTCATGGTGCTTCATTTCAGCCTCTTGCACAGGAAGACATAACTAGAGGAAAGATAGTTTAAAAAcccacaataaataaataaatattacttgttttaaatacacatCTATTACAATCTGTGCTTATATCCAAAAACTACTGAAATGTGGCAGAATTTCACTGAAACCAGTGGAGTTCTTAGGACTAAGCATAAAGTTGTCCCTTTCTTAGATTAATCCCAGCACTTAGCAGAATAGAACGTTGGCTGCGCTCTGGAGGCCAGGCTCTGATTCCCCACCGTGAACTGCGTTTCGCAGGTTCTGTTTATATAACCTTGTTATATATAACCTTTGTTTATATAACCTGCAGCAAATATTTTGTCAATCCCATGTTGCCTGCAATCCTGTTAGGAATCACCTTGCATTCAGGAGTCTAACTTTCAGAACAATTCTACTGTATGTTTGCAGtaacaactgtaaaaaaaaaccccaaactaaaaacataacaacaacaaacaaaatcctAAGGTtgttcatataaataaaattacatacaATTCTAGAGAATATTTTTAGGTGCTGATAAAAGTAAGTTACTTACCCTTGCACTCTggaatgctgctccagttccCGTTGGCCATGCAGGTAGCTGTCTCATTCCCAATAAGTGCGAGAGGAGGTACACATTCAAAAGTAATTGTGTCCAggaaattataaatatttccagGTTTTAAGTGACGGTAAGAAAGGACTCCAAATTCAGGAATCGAAGGAGGTGCACAAGTCACCGCTGGAAAAGCACAGCGTTCATAGAAATTAAAGCTTAAAGATCAAATTATTACTAGAATCACAGAGGCAACATGCTTATGGCTGAATTAACCCACACCGCCATTTATGGGAGCGTAgctgacaaaacaaa
Protein-coding regions in this window:
- the APOH gene encoding beta-2-glycoprotein 1 isoform X1, with the protein product MNSLALFVCTVALSSWALAAKAKRCPSPGPLQHGKIDFLDLHYQSSISFSCEPGYNLVGTRMSQCMADGKWSGTFPQCQPVTCAPPSIPEFGVLSYRHLKPGNIYNFLDTITFECVPPLALIGNETATCMANGNWSSIPECKVVTCSTPTGIENGFIEFAVRRTYHYNESVSFGCQSSYVLDGPKHSRCEKSGNWSTKPTCKGPCKIPVKKAVVLYNGEKKRVQNDLKEGIQHGETISFFCKNKEKSCAYTVAVPCVDGNLTLPACFKERGFFSSLVKKDPSDMKPCEDHESEK
- the APOH gene encoding beta-2-glycoprotein 1 isoform X2, coding for MNSLALFVCTVALSSWALAAKVCPRPPEVLFATIDVNKSVYDVGEEIQYTCRPGFVPNNGQRKYTCLPTGKWPLNTLLCLPKRCPSPGPLQHGKIDFLDLHYQSSISFSCEPGYNLVGTRMSQCMADGKWSGTFPQCQPVTCAPPSIPEFGVLSYRHLKPGNIYNFLDTITFECVPPLALIGNETATCMANGNWSSIPECKVVTCSTPTGIENGFIEFAVRRTYHYNESVSFGCQSSYVLDGPKHSRCEKSGNWSTKPTCKGPCKIPVKKAVVLYNGEKKRVQNDLKEGIQHGETISFFCKNKEKSCAYTVAVPCVDGNLTLPACFKERGFFSSLVKKDPSDMKPCEDHESEK